The genomic interval CTTCTCGTATCTCCCCTACCCCGTCGTCTTCTTCGGAGGCACCGCCGCGCTGGTGGCGGGCTTGAGCCAGGGCCTGCCCTATTGGCGCGTGGGACCGCCCATCCTGTTGCTCGCGGCGCTGCTCGTCCTCGCGCTCGAGCGATGGTCTCCTCACTCGGAGGTCTGGCGGAAGGACCACGACGGAGACACGTCCACCGACTTTCTCCACGTGACGGGCAACCTGGCGCTCAGCCACATCTCCCTCTGGCTGTACACGTGGACGATGGAACGCACTGGAGACGCGCTGTCGTGGTGGCCTCGCGACTGGCCCTTCTGGGCGCAGTTCCTCCTGGGGACCGCGGTCCTCGACCTGGGGCTGTATGGCATCCACCGCGCGAGCCACCACGTCCCCTGGCTTTGGCGGCTGCATGCCATTCATCACAGCCCTCGCCGCGTGTATTGGCTCAATGGGCAGCGCCGACACCTGATTCATGAGGCGCTTGAAGGAGCACCGGGCCTGCTGGTGATGGGATTGATGGGAGCGCCTTCGGGCGTGGTCGCGTGCGCCCTGGCCACCGTGACACTCCACCTCATGTTCCAGCACGGAAACATCGCCTACCGCGCGGGAGTCTTGCGCCACGTCTTCGCCGTGGCCGAGCTGCATCGCTGGCACCATCAACGCCTGTATGCGGACGTGCAAGGCAACTACGGCGCCATCCTGTCCGTGTGGGACCGGCTCTTCGGCACCGCACTTCCGCAGAAGGGAGAAGCCCCGCTGGATGTGGGGATGGATGACGAGCCCACGCTCCCCACCCATTACCTCGGACAGCTCACCTGGCCGTTCCGAAGACAGCGCGAGTGAGTCCTTGTCCCCACGCCGCTCATCGGGCCCGCTTCGAGCCTGGCGAGGAGCGCCCCTCCCGCCGAGCCCCTGCACCTCCCGGCTTCTCCCCCGCCATCACGTATTCACCCGCCTCGAGCCGTTGGATGAGCAGAGAGCTCCAGGTAGCGATGGCCGACAGGCTTCCGCTCCAGAGCTCCAGCAGGTCCGCCGTGTGCGAAGGCCGGGCACGGTCTTCGACCGTGGAGACAAGTGAATCCAGGTGGTCGCGATTCCGCGTCGCCAGCTGTTGCTGGGTCCGCAGCGGCGTCAGGACGCAGGCCCGAGGCAACGCCTGCATGAACGCGACACCCGCGCCCAGCTCCTCCAGGTCGAAGCTCCCCAGTGACTTCTCGAGCAGTTGAACGAACTCCGACACGCCGCCCACGTTCGACTTCGCCGCCCTGGACACACTCGTGCCCAATCCCCTGTACGGCCGGATGTTCTGGCAGAGCGTGCTCAATCCCAGTCAGGCGACGCTCC from Myxococcus stipitatus carries:
- a CDS encoding sterol desaturase family protein; translation: MRSHPVSTPAEVSSSSPSLFSYLPYPVVFFGGTAALVAGLSQGLPYWRVGPPILLLAALLVLALERWSPHSEVWRKDHDGDTSTDFLHVTGNLALSHISLWLYTWTMERTGDALSWWPRDWPFWAQFLLGTAVLDLGLYGIHRASHHVPWLWRLHAIHHSPRRVYWLNGQRRHLIHEALEGAPGLLVMGLMGAPSGVVACALATVTLHLMFQHGNIAYRAGVLRHVFAVAELHRWHHQRLYADVQGNYGAILSVWDRLFGTALPQKGEAPLDVGMDDEPTLPTHYLGQLTWPFRRQRE